CCCTACGCCCCGCATCCTCAATTCTGCGCACCGCCCTCAACAGAAAcggaacagcagcaggaccGGACTCCCTCTGCACGCGCTGCCTCCGCCGCACGAACAACACCACCCAGCTTCGCTTCTACAATAACAACCAATTCAACGACGACCAGCGCTGGCTCTCCGTCGTCGACGCCCCCTCGCAAGTCGTCCGCACAGGCCGGAAGCATGGTCCGGGACTAATCATTCTCGGTGCGCCATACCCAtcccaccaaccacaaccacaaccaaactaacatacatacaatgCAGCACTAATCCCCATAATTTCCTTCGCCCTCGGAACATGGCAAATCCAACGTCTAGAGTGGAAGACCAACCTAATTGCCAAATTCGAAGACCGACTAATCAAGCCCCCGCTGCCTCTACCCCCGCGGATCGACCCGTCCGCGATCTCCGAGTTCGATTACCGTCGTGTCGTCGCGACGGGCACACTCCGACATGATCAGGAGATGTTGGTGGGTCCGCGCATGCGAGAGGGCCAGGATGGGTTCTTTGTGGTGACGCCGCTGGAGCGCGAGGGTGGGAGTACGGTGTTGGTGAATCGGGGGTGGATTAgtcggaagatgaaggagcagAGGGATAGATTGAGgcaaggggaggggagggcaTTGCCGGAGGGTGAGGTCGTGGTGGAGGGATTGTTAAGGGAAccgtggaagaagaatatgtTTACACCGGATAATGTGCCAGCTGAGGGGAAGTTTTATTTCCCTGATATTGAACAGATGGCGGAGTTGACGGGGAGTCAGCCTGTTTGGATTGAGGAGACTATGGGTATGttgttcctccttcttttatttcattGGTTTGGGTattggatgatgaagctaaTCTATGATGCTGGATCAGTCCCCGATATGGTCGAGGCGATGGATCGCGAGGCCAAGGGTATCCCTATTGGCCGTGCTGCTGAAGTCAACCTCAAGAACAACCACAGCCAGTATATCTTTACTTGGTATGTTGCATtccccctttcctccccgGACGCGATATAGGGCCCTGGCTGACGACCGCAGGTACGGCTTGTCGCTGGCAACCTCCATCATGCTGTGGATGATTATCCGCAAGCGTCCCAACGAGGCTACTCGGCGTGTGCGCCATAACCGCAACTGGTAGTGGCTCGTGTCTCCGCATGCTGGACGGCGTTTGGACTTGTATCTATAGGAATGTATATTGTATCATCATGGTGGCATCGCCAATCTCATATCTTGCAACAGCTCCTTGGGCAGGTGCTTTTGCGCCAGCGAGAAGATCGTGGTGGACTGGTTAACATGCCGTTGCCTACTGAATTAGTATTCTTGTAGAAGAATGGCAGAATGACTGAACTTACCGCCGCATCAAGGTTGCCACATCGCTCTCGTCGATAGTCTTGCGCCCCGCGTGCTTGGAATACGCAGCCAGATCCTCACTTGCTTGCTCGAAGTACCACGATGAAGCCTGCTCAATCGCAGCCAGCGTCTCCTTGCTGATCTTGGCTTTTGACCCGTTCCGCGCCCGCGCAAACCGGGTGGCCAGCTTCTTCACGACTCCGACGGGAAGGTTGGGCACGGGAATGCCATGTCGGGAGAGCTTCTTCTGTTTCGCGCCGGAGACGTAGCGGTCCTCGTCCCGCAGCCCCCCTCCGGCAATACCTGGACTCTGGCTCTCACTTAGTGCCACCGGAGCGGGCGGCGGCGATTGCAGCTCCATGCCGAAGTCGCCAGCAGCGATGGACACGCTGTCGGCATCATCAGACCCTGCCCCAGTGTCCATTGGCATGTCCATCGAGAGCTCGAACCCTTCGTCGTCATGGATGGGCTCCTCTTGGTCCAATTCTGCGCCAGGAGCAGGCGGCGACGGGAAATTAAACTCGAAGTTGAACCGTCCAAGATCTTCCGTTTCACCTCTGTATGTTCGTTAGCAGCTGGATCTCCCTAACTGTGCATAGAACTCACCCTCCGTCAAAGTCCCCTTGCGTAAGAACCGTatcttcacctccatcatcaccatgtaCAATCCCCGTATCGTCCCCATcttcactctcactctctaaTCCAGTCGCCGCCCCAATCTCACTCATCCGCGGGCCACCCACACTCATCATCGACAATCTATTCCGATCATGCTCACTCATAGCCCGTCGAGGATACTCGACCGTaatatcttcctcctcaaacgCCAACGACAGCCGGGGTGGGTGCATCTCCGGCTCCTCAtctacctcctccacctcatcgAGCGGCAGCGACAAACGAGGGCGCTCAATTTCGGGCTCATTATCCAAGTCTTCGATTTCATCTCTCTCCGGTTCTGGCTCTGGCGAAGACTCTACTTGCTCCTGCGGCGAAGATTGTATAGGCTGGGTGGTCGGGGCAAGGGCTTTCCCCAGGTTGCGGAGGATATCGAATGTCGTCTCGCGCTGGATCCGCCCGCTTCGTCTACGATCGCGTCCGGGCGTGTTCGCGGCGCGTCGTTGCAGCGCCTGCACTCGATACGGCGTGGACGGCGCGCCGGCGCCCCTGTTTCGCGGGGTGTATCGGTTcgcggagggggtggtggatgcgaATCGGCTGGGAGTGAGGGGGTATTTTGTGTGAGCGGGGAGACGTTGCAACTGGATCTGGTTAGTAGGTACAAGATGATATAATACAAAGAAAGCAGCTTACCCCTGTGAGTGTGGTGTCTCCTACTGGAGTCAATGCTTCCGAGCCATCAGACACTCGGGGTGACCGGCGACGCGGCTTGGGTGTGGTCGCCATTGGCTAGCGGGCATGCGAACTTATCGCATCAAATAAACTATAGTGTAGCAGTTATCGACGCTCAGTAATAATGCCAGCTGTTCATGATAATATAAGCCAAAATCGGCGATAGATGAAGAGGGGTTGTATGGCTGTAGTGATAACTGGAGCGCGTCTcggagaagagcagcagcggaCAGAAGGGAAGGCGGTCAACCAATCCCAGTTAGACCCACTGATTGGTGCTGcttcttatcgataaggagagaaaaagttGCACGGCCAGCGACATCATACGCTTGTCACAGCTAATCCTGTGCCATTGAAGAATACGACTCGGTTGTACCTTTAAACTACTGTCCAGCGATCGCAAATCATGTCTGACGGAACTCCCAAGCCGTCCGCCCTCGCCGCCAAGGTGgacaagaagcgcaagcgccaGGCCGAAGACTCCAAGCCGAACGACGCAAAGCCGACTGGCAGCACCAGCGAAGGCCCgaacaagaagcacaagGGCGGCAAGAACTTCAATGACCGGAaaggcaagggcaagggcaagggaaagaaggacgACAAGGGCAAGTTGGGTGAGAAGCCCGCTAAGAAGGAGCCTGCCGATACCAAGGTGACGGAGACAAAGGGTGGCATCGATGAAGCGATTGGAAAGATGGACGGCAGGCTGTTGGCCGATCACTTCCTACAGAAGGCCAAACGCCATAACAAGGAGCTGAGTGCGGTTGAACTTAATGATCTTTCTGTGCCGGGTAAGTTGGGCTTTTCTGATATTGGAGATTGGAGTACTGATGGGGATAGATTCCGCGTTCCTGGATACGTCGTCGTTCGAACAGACCCGAACTCTGGAGCAGCTTCCTGCGTTCCTGAAGGCGTTCAGCCCGAACAAGGGGGCTGACCTTGCGAAAGcatcggaggagaagggtaCCCCGCACACTCTGGTTATTTCTGGTGCTGCGCTCAGAGCTGCCGACGTTGTTCGGTAAGTCATGGAGACTGATAGTGAGAAATAACATGCGGTGCTAACATTTCTGAAGTGCTCTCCGTTCGTTCCAGACTAAAGAGGCTATTGTCGGAAAGTTGTTCGCCAAGCATAtcaagctggaggaggcCAAGCAGTTCCTGGAGCGCGCACGGTATGTATTACTTCAATGATTTATGACCATCGCTAATGATGAATAGCACGGGCATTGGAGCCGGTACCCCTGCTCGTATCTCGG
The window above is part of the Aspergillus luchuensis IFO 4308 DNA, chromosome 8, nearly complete sequence genome. Proteins encoded here:
- the SHY1 gene encoding cytochrome oxidase assembly protein SHY1 (BUSCO:EOG09263V60;~COG:C;~EggNog:ENOG410PJEJ;~InterPro:IPR002994;~PFAM:PF02104;~TransMembrane:2 (i90-108o300-319i);~go_component: GO:0016020 - membrane [Evidence IEA]); this encodes MRSLLSVLSRTGTRTTPLRPASSILRTALNRNGTAAGPDSLCTRCLRRTNNTTQLRFYNNNQFNDDQRWLSVVDAPSQVVRTGRKHGPGLIILALIPIISFALGTWQIQRLEWKTNLIAKFEDRLIKPPLPLPPRIDPSAISEFDYRRVVATGTLRHDQEMLVGPRMREGQDGFFVVTPLEREGGSTVLVNRGWISRKMKEQRDRLRQGEGRALPEGEVVVEGLLREPWKKNMFTPDNVPAEGKFYFPDIEQMAELTGSQPVWIEETMVPDMVEAMDREAKGIPIGRAAEVNLKNNHSQYIFTWYGLSLATSIMLWMIIRKRPNEATRRVRHNRNW
- a CDS encoding uncharacterized protein (COG:S;~EggNog:ENOG410PRI1;~InterPro:IPR009072,IPR035425;~PFAM:PF15630,PF15511;~go_function: GO:0046982 - protein heterodimerization activity [Evidence IEA]) is translated as MATTPKPRRRSPRVSDGSEALTPVGDTTLTGLQRLPAHTKYPLTPSRFASTTPSANRYTPRNRGAGAPSTPYRVQALQRRAANTPGRDRRRSGRIQRETTFDILRNLGKALAPTTQPIQSSPQEQVESSPEPEPERDEIEDLDNEPEIERPRLSLPLDEVEEVDEEPEMHPPRLSLAFEEEDITVEYPRRAMSEHDRNRLSMMSVGGPRMSEIGAATGLESESEDGDDTGIVHGDDGGEDTVLTQGDFDGGGETEDLGRFNFEFNFPSPPAPGAELDQEEPIHDDEGFELSMDMPMDTGAGSDDADSVSIAAGDFGMELQSPPPAPVALSESQSPGIAGGGLRDEDRYVSGAKQKKLSRHGIPVPNLPVGVVKKLATRFARARNGSKAKISKETLAAIEQASSWYFEQASEDLAAYSKHAGRKTIDESDVATLMRRQRHVNQSTTIFSLAQKHLPKELLQDMRLAMPP
- a CDS encoding uncharacterized protein (BUSCO:EOG09264KTU;~COG:S;~EggNog:ENOG410PMXA;~InterPro:IPR032704;~PFAM:PF14617); the protein is MSDGTPKPSALAAKVDKKRKRQAEDSKPNDAKPTGSTSEGPNKKHKGGKNFNDRKGKGKGKGKKDDKGKLGEKPAKKEPADTKVTETKGGIDEAIGKMDGRLLADHFLQKAKRHNKELSAVELNDLSVPDSAFLDTSSFEQTRTLEQLPAFLKAFSPNKGADLAKASEEKGTPHTLVISGAALRAADVVRALRSFQTKEAIVGKLFAKHIKLEEAKQFLERARTGIGAGTPARISDLIEAGSLKLGELERIVIDGSYVDQKQRGIFDMKETHLPLLQLLTRPEFRERYGAAEKKVKILVF